In Cynocephalus volans isolate mCynVol1 chromosome 3, mCynVol1.pri, whole genome shotgun sequence, one DNA window encodes the following:
- the DNAJA4 gene encoding dnaJ homolog subfamily A member 4 gives MVKETQYYDILGVKPSASPEEIKKAYRKLALKYHPDKNPDEGEKFKLISQAYEVLSDPKKRDIYDQGGEQAIKEGGSGGPGFSSPMDIFDMFFGGGGRMTRERRGKNVVHQLSVTLEDLYNGVTKKLALQKNIICEKCAGVGGKKGSVEKCPLCKGRGMQIHIQQIGPGMVQQIQTVCVECKGQGERINPKDRCDSCSGAKVIREKKIIEVHVEKGMKDGQKILFHGEGDQEPELEPGDVIIVLDQKDHSVFQRRGHDLIMKMKIQLSEALCGFKKTIKTLDERILVITSKPGEVIKHGDLKCVRNEGMPIYKAPLEKGTLIIQFLVIFPEKHWLPQDKLLQLEALLPPRQKVRITDDMDQVELKEFNPSEQNWRQHSEAYEEDDDGPRAGVQCQTA, from the exons ATGGTGAAGGAGACCCAGTACTATGACATCCTGGGGGTGAAACCCAGCGCCTCCCCGGAGGAGATCAAGAAGGCCTATCGGAAGCTGGCGCTCAAGTACCACCCGGACAAGAACCCGGATGAAGGCGAGAAG tttaAACTCATATCCCAGGCATATGAAGTGCTTTCAGATCCAAAGAAAAGGGACATTtatgaccagggtggagaacagGCGATTAAAGAAGGAGGTTCAGGTGGTCCCGGCTTCTCTTCACCCATGGACATCTTTGacatgttctttggtggtggagGACGGATGactagagagagaagag GCAAGAATGTTGTGCATCAGTTGTCTGTAACTCTTGAAGACTTATATAATGGTGTCACGAAGAAATTGGCCctccagaaaaatataatttgtgaGAAATGTGCAG gcGTTGGCGGGAAGAAGGGGTCGGTGGAGAAGTGCCCGCTGTGCAAGGGGCGTGGCATGCAGATCCACATCCAGCAGATTGGGCCGGGCATGGTGCAGCAGATCCAGACCGTGTGTGTCGAGTGCAAGGGCCAGGGTGAGCGCATCAACCCCAAGGACCGCTGCGACAGCTGCAGTGGCGCCAAGGTCATCCGCGAGAAGAAGATTATCGAGGTCCATGTGGAGAAAG GTATGAAAGATGGGCAAAAGATACTGTTTCATGGAGAAGGAGATCAGGAGCCTGAGCTGGAGCCTGGTGATGTCATAATTGTGCTTGATCAGAAGGATCATAGTGTCTTTCAGAGACGAGGCCATGACTTgatcatgaaaatgaaaattcagctTTCTGAAGCTCTTTGTGGCTTCAAGAAGACGATAAAAACACTGGATGAACGAATTCTTGTTATTACATCCAAACCAG GGGAGGTAATAAAGCATGGGGACCTGAAATGTGTGCGCAATGAAGGAATGCCCATCTACAAAGCACCCCTGGAAAAAGGGACGCTGATTATACAGTTTTTA GTAATCTTTCCTGAAAAACACTGGCTTCCTCAAGACAAGCTTCTTCAGCTGGAAGCTTTACTCCCTCCTCGACAGAAAGTGAGGATTACAGATGACATGGATCAGGTGGAGCTGAAGGAGTTTAACCCCAGTGAGCAGAACTGGCGCCAGCACAGTGAGGCCTATGAGGAGGACGACGACGGGCCACGGGCTGGAGTGCAGTGCCAGACAGCATGA